DNA from Amorphoplanes friuliensis DSM 7358:
GCGGGTACCTGGACGAACGGCTGTAAGCCCGGCGACGATGTCGCGCTGGGTGCGGTCGGGGCGTGGCTGCTGGGTACCGACTCGCTGCCGCTGGGAAACAGCGGCATCCTCACCACCGGCGAGGTCGAGCAACGGATCAGGGCGACGGTGACGGCCCTGCGGCAGTTACCCGAGCAGGAGCAGGTCCGTCGGGTGACCGCCGTCCGCGACGCGGCGAACGCCTGCCGCAGCGACGATGTGCTGGCCATCCTCACCGAGGGGCGGACTCCGTGATCGTCGGTTGGCTGCCGCTGTATTTGCGGTCGCGGTACGCCGCCACCGCCGTGATCGCCTCACTCGCCGCGGCCGCCGTCGTTCTGGCCCTGTGGGTGATCTGGAGCGACGATGCGCAGGTCCGTCCCGATCTCGCCACGCTCACGGTGCTGGCCGTTCTGGCACCGTGGATCCGGACCCTGGCGGGCCACGACGCCGATCTGGAGAAGACCGCGGCGATGCCGTGGCCGCCACGGCGGGTGCTGCATCTGCTGTCGGTCGGCGTTGTCGTCGCCGGTGTCCTGCTCAGCGCTGAGGTCGTGGGCATCCACTTCGGAGCGATGGGGCAGATCCTGCGCAACAGTGCCGGCCTGGCCGGCCTGATCGGACTCTGCGCCGCCCTGTTCGGCACCGGCCTCGCCCCGATCCCGACGACCATCTGGGTGGCCGTCCAGGCGTTCGCCGGTGCCACCGGCGGTCCGGTCTGGCGGCAATCACTGTTCTGGATGATGCAGCCGGCCGGCAACAAACCCGCGGCGGTCACGGCCGCGGTGCTCTTCCTGGCCGGTGCCATCGCGTACGCGCTGCGCGTCGGTCCGCCCCGGCCGCCGAGCGAGGCAACCATGGAGCAGTGACGAACCCTTCAGGAGAGGGAGGCCTTGATGCTGCGGGTGAAATCGTCGACCAGGATCTCGTTCTCGCCCTTCGCCAGGCCGTCGAGGGCGGTCCGGGCCACGTCGCCGGGGCTGAGTTTCGGGATGCCTTCCAGGTGGGCCACCATCTCGGTGTCGAGGAATCCGACGTGGACGGCGCTGACCGCGATGCCACGAGGTGCCAGCTCCTCACGGGTGGCGTTGCTCAGCGCCCAGCTCGCGGCCTTGGCGGCGGCATAGGGCCCGAAGTCGACCGGGTGGAACCAGGAGACCACCGACAGGATGTTGAGGAACGCGCCGCCTCCGTTGGCCTCGATGACCGGGGTGAAAGAGCGGATGACCGCGAGCGGGCCGAAGTAGTTGACTTCCATCTCGCGGTGGATGAGGTCGGTGTCTCCGTCGAGGAAGCGTTCGCGGGTGTAGATGCCGGCGTTGTTCACCACGAGGGTGGCGTCGTTCGCCACCTCGGCGGCGCGTTGTACCGAGGCCGCGTCGGTGACGTCGAGCTGGACCGGCACGGCGCCCGGAAGGTCGAGCGCTGCGGGGTCGCGGACGCCCGCGTACACCTTGGCTCCGCGGCCCAGTAGTTGAGTGGCGATTTCCCGGCCGAGACCGCGGTTGGCGCCGGTGACGAAGGCCGTGGCGTTGATGAGTTCCATGCCATTAAATTATGGCTGGCATCTAATCCCGGCAAGGTGATAGATGTCATGCGTCTTCTATCGGGCTATTCTCGGTCGCGTGGGACGTGTATCGAAGGCGCAAGCCGAGAAAAACAGGGAACGCGTGGTCGACGTCGCCGCGCACCTGTTCCGTGGGCGCGGCATTGCCGGCGTCAGTGTGGCCGACGTGATGGCCGAGGCGGGCCTCACTCCTGGGGGCTTCTACAAACAGTTCGCCTCCAAGGACGCGCTGATCGCCGAGGCGGTCCGTGCCGCCTTCGCCGAGCAGGAGCCGACGCTCGCCGTGCCGGGTGACGAAGCGAGCCGGCGGGCCTTCGTGGACCGGTACCTGTCGGAGGAGCATCGGGATCATCCCGACCAGGGTTGCCCTTGTGCGGGATTCGGCGGTGACCTCGCTCGCGGGCCGCATGAGGCGCGGCAGGCGTTCACCGAGGGCGTCGAGGCGGACGCGCGGCACCTGGCCCGCGACGACGAGGACGGCTTGGCGGATCTCTGCACCCTGGTCGGCGCGATCATCCTGGCCCGTGCGACCGGCGGCACCGACCTGTCCGGCCGCATTCTGGCAGCCGCCCGCAGCGCGCTGCAGTAGATAGAACGTTCGGTCTTGACAACTCCCGATCAAGGCGTCATCGTTGTGAACGGCAGAGGCCGGACGAGGCGCAACGGGGGACACCATGACGCAGACCCTTCAGCGAGGCGAAGCAGCCGCTGTGGGCAGTCGTCGGTGCAGGCTCCGCCGAGCCGGCGTGGCTGCGGTACTGATCCTGCTGGTGGTGGAGCTCGTGGCCGGATGGCCGGCGCTGACCGACGCGCTGCACCAGGTACGGACGCCGCACCTTGGCTGGCTGGCCCTGGTGGTCCTGGCGGAGCTGGCCGCGATGAGCGCCTACGCCCACATGCAACGACGGCTGCTGCGCTCGGCCGGCGTCCGGACCTCGTACCGGGACAACGCCCGGCTGGTGTATGCCGCGCACTCGCTCAACGAGACGCTGCCGGGCGGACCGGCGTTCTCCACGCAGTTCAACTTCCGGCACCTGCGGCGTCTCGGTGCCGGCCCGGCGGTCGCCTCCTGGGTGATCGCACTGTCCGGAATCCTGTCCACCGCCGCTCTCGCGGTGATCACCACCGGGGGAGCGCTGGCCGCCGGCGGCGCCACCGACTGGCCGCGCCTTGCCGGTCTGCTGGCGGCCGCCGGGCTGATCGCCGTCGGCGTACGGCAGCTCACCGCGCATCCCCGGGCGGCTGAAGCGCTGATCCGCCGTCCGCTGGCCGCGGTGAACCGGCTGCGCCGGCGCCCGCAGGACGCAGGACGCGAACGCATCACCGGTTACCTGAGCCAGCTGCGTGCCGCCCGGCTGAGTCCGGCGGACGGGATCGTCGTAGCCGGGTCGGCCGTGCTCAACTGGGTGCTCGACGCCGCCGCCCTGTGGTTGTGCTTCTACGCCGTGGGCGGGCGTCCGCCTTCGGCCACGGTCGTCCTGCTCGCCTTCGGCGCGGCGATGGCCGCCGGATCCGTCACCATCGTCCCGGGCGGTCTCGGCATCGTCGACGGCGCTTTGGTGCTCGGTCTGGCCATGGCCGGTCTGGCGCTGCCCACGGTGGTCGCGGCCGTGGTGCTCTACCGCATCGTCAGCTTCGGTTTCATCATCGGTCTCGGCTGGGTCTCCTGGTTCCGGCTGCGGCTGTGCCCCGACCAGCCGGTCGCCGCGTCGTCGCCGAGGCCGTCAACGGCGCGTAGCGGCCCGCGGACCAGCATCAGCCGTCTGGCCGTCTGCCCCCAGCGCGCGGCGCTGCCGACGTACGTCGGAACCGCCTGAGCCAAAGCCACCACACCACAAGGAGAAGTGCGCCATGCCGACCATTCATCTGACTCGGACGATCCGGGTCACGCCGGAGCAGTTCGTCGCAGCGGTCACCGACTTCGGGCCGGGACGGTCGAAGATCTTCGGCAACACCTCGGACGAGGTCCTCGAGGTGCACGGGCTCGGGGAGACCACGGCGGACGTCACCGAGGGCACCAAGGCCGGTTGGGAGCGGTTGCACTACGACTGGTTGAACCCGCACCGGGTCACCATGACGACAGTCGACTCCAACCTGTGGGGCGGCTCCTCGGGGCACACCTACGAGCTCGTGCCGCAGGGCGACGGAACCACGCGACTGGACGTGACCATCGTCCGGGAGGGCAAGAACGTCGCGGGACGCCTGGCCGGCCTGCTGGTCGGCAGCATCGCCAAAGGCGCCCTCGGCAAAGCGGTGAGCAACACCGTCACGGCTATCGAGCAGCGGTACGGCGTCCGGAGCTAGGGGTTGCCAGTTATCCGCTCCTTTCCGGATAGGCAAGTAGTCAGCGCCCTCGATGGAGGTGTACGAGGGGCAGGAAGAGGTCGTCGACTATCGCTCCGATGCGGGCGGCGCTCGGTGCTTCGAGATTCATGAGCAGGTCGTGGCGTACCAGGTCGAAGGGAAGGTCGAGGACCGCGGCCGGGGTGCGCTGCAGGGAGATCTCGCCGCGGTCGTGGGCGCGCTGATAGAGGGGCCGCACCGGCGGCAGTTGGTGGTGGCCCATGAGCTGGTCGCGGACCTGCGCCGGGGTGAGGCCGGTGCCGGCCAGCAGCCCGGAGAACGCGGCGGCCGCGGCAATGGCGAAGAAGCCCGCCAGGGCTTCCCCGACCGCGGTCAGCTGGGCCAGCAGATCACCGCGCAGGGTGCCGGTGTCCGGATCCGCCACCGGGTGGGTGTCGCGATGGTGCTCGAGAGCGGCCAGCACGAGTTGGTCCTTGTTGGGCCAGCGGCGGTAGAGCACGGCCTCGCTCGTGCGGGCGCGGACGGCGACCGACTCCATCGTCAGGCGGGCGTACCCGGCCTCGACCAGCTCGTCCCAACCGGCGGTGACCAGGGCCGCTTCGAGCTCTTGGCCGTGCCGGCGACGACGTCCGGATCCAGCACCTTCAGTGACCATCGTCCCACCGTAGGAAGCTTTTCCTTCCTTGGCAACCGGCCTTAGAGTCGTTAGATAGAGATTCCTTCCTTAGTCTGGAGTCGTCATGACGACCGACACCGTTCTGATCGTGGGCGCAGGTCCCACCGGCCTCACGCTGGCCTGCGAGCTCGCCCGCCGCGGGATCCCGTTCCGCCTCATCGAGGCCGCCAAAGATCCGCAGCCGGGCTCCCGCGGTAAAGGGGTCCAGCCACGCACCCTCGAGGTGTTCGACGATCTCGGCATCGTCGACCGCGTCCTGGCCCACGGCCGGATGGCGATGCCGATCCGGTCGACCGGCCCCGACGGCCGGGTGACGCTCAGCGGTGCCGAGCCGGCCGGCAAGAACCCCGGGATCCCGTACCCGGCCAGCCTGATCACGCCGGAGTGGCGCGTGAAGGAAGCGCTGCGCCTGCGGCTGGCCGAGCTCGGCGGTGCCGTCGAGTTCGGCACTGCGCTCGCCGGCTTCGAGCAGTCGGACGAAGGCGTGTCGGCGAAGGTGGTCAGCGGCGGCGTGACCGCGACGATCACCGCGCACTGGCTGGTCGGCTGCGACGGCGGGCACAGCGTCGTCCGCAAGCTCGCTGGTGTCGCCTTCGTGGGGGAGACCCGCGAGGACGTACGGATGATCGTCGCCGATGTCGAGGTCGACGGCCTGGATTGTGATGCCTGGTACGTGTGGCGGCACGAGGAGGGCCTCGTCAACCTCTGCCCGATGCCTTCGACCTCGGTGTTCCAGTACCAGGCCGGTGTGGCGCCGGGCGAGCGGCCCGAGCTCGACGTGGCCACCATGCAGGCGATCCTGGAACGCCGCACCGGCCGCAGCGACATCCGCCTGCACGAACCCCGGTGGTCGTCGCTGTGGCGCGCCAACATCCGTCTTGCCGACCGGTACCGCGAAGGCCGGGTGTTCCTCGCCGGGGACGCCGCGCACATTCACTCGCCCGCCGGCGGCCAGGGGATGAACACCGGCATCCAGGACGCGTACAACCTGGGCTGGAAGCTCGCGGCGGTCGCCGGCGGCACCGCCTCGCCGGCGCTGCTGGACAGCTACGAGGCCGAACGGCGACCGGTCGCCGTGGGGGTGCTCGCACTGTCGAACGCGCGCCTCGAGCAGGCGATCAGGGAGAAGACCGTTCCGACGCGCCGCGACGCCGACACGACTCAGCTCGGCATCAGCTACCGCGGCTCCTCCCTGGCCCGCGACGACCGCGCCGCAACGGCCCCGCTGCGCGCCGGCGACCGCGCTCCCGATGCGGTTCTGACCACGGTGCAAGGCGAACGACGGTTGTTCGACCTGACCCGCGGCACGCACTTCACCTTGCTGAGCTTCGGAAGTACCCCGGCGATCGGCGCCACACCGAACGACGTACGGGTCCTGGGTGTCGGCCCACGTCCGGCCGGTCCGGACGACATCGCCGACACCGATGGGGGTCTTGCCGCTGCCTATGGCGCAACCGGAAACACCCTGGTGCTGATCCGTCCCGACGGCTACATCGCGATGATCTCCGACAGCGGCAACGGTGCGGCATTACGGCGTCATCTCTCCGCGATGAGCTGAAGCGTGGTCGAACCCATGAGGGTCACTGCTTGCGGAACACCTGCGCCGGACTGCCGTTGCAGTCCCAGATCTGCAGCCGGGTGCCGTTGGCGGTGGCCCCGCTCGGCGAGTCGAGGCACCGGCCGGACTGCGGGTTCAGCATGGAACCGTTCGCCTGCTGGACCCACTGCTGACCACCGGCGCCGTTGCAGTCCCACAGCTGGAGCCGGGTGCCCGCCGCGGTGATGTTCCCGGCGACGTCGAGACAGCGGCCGAGCGTGCGCAATGACGTTCCGTTCCAGGTCCACAGCTGGTCGGCCGCGGCGCCGAGGCAGTCCCACAGCTGTACGGGGGACAGGTTCGCGCCGGTGTCGTCACCGGCGACGTCGACGCACTTGCCGCCAGGACCGGCGATCCGGGTGCCGGCGGCCGGTGCGGACGGGCCGGGATCACCGGACGGGGTGGCCTGCGCGGTGCCCAGCGCGATCGGCCGGCCGAGGTCCGGGCTGCCGTCGGTGTTCCAGCCGATCTTCTGCAAGCGGGTGGTGCGGCCGTCGTAGGTGAACGCCGACGTCGTCTTGGCGTG
Protein-coding regions in this window:
- a CDS encoding SDR family oxidoreductase, translated to MELINATAFVTGANRGLGREIATQLLGRGAKVYAGVRDPAALDLPGAVPVQLDVTDAASVQRAAEVANDATLVVNNAGIYTRERFLDGDTDLIHREMEVNYFGPLAVIRSFTPVIEANGGGAFLNILSVVSWFHPVDFGPYAAAKAASWALSNATREELAPRGIAVSAVHVGFLDTEMVAHLEGIPKLSPGDVARTALDGLAKGENEILVDDFTRSIKASLS
- a CDS encoding TetR/AcrR family transcriptional regulator, with translation MVDVAAHLFRGRGIAGVSVADVMAEAGLTPGGFYKQFASKDALIAEAVRAAFAEQEPTLAVPGDEASRRAFVDRYLSEEHRDHPDQGCPCAGFGGDLARGPHEARQAFTEGVEADARHLARDDEDGLADLCTLVGAIILARATGGTDLSGRILAAARSALQ
- a CDS encoding TIGR00374 family protein, with amino-acid sequence MAAVLILLVVELVAGWPALTDALHQVRTPHLGWLALVVLAELAAMSAYAHMQRRLLRSAGVRTSYRDNARLVYAAHSLNETLPGGPAFSTQFNFRHLRRLGAGPAVASWVIALSGILSTAALAVITTGGALAAGGATDWPRLAGLLAAAGLIAVGVRQLTAHPRAAEALIRRPLAAVNRLRRRPQDAGRERITGYLSQLRAARLSPADGIVVAGSAVLNWVLDAAALWLCFYAVGGRPPSATVVLLAFGAAMAAGSVTIVPGGLGIVDGALVLGLAMAGLALPTVVAAVVLYRIVSFGFIIGLGWVSWFRLRLCPDQPVAASSPRPSTARSGPRTSISRLAVCPQRAALPTYVGTA
- a CDS encoding SRPBCC family protein, with protein sequence MPTIHLTRTIRVTPEQFVAAVTDFGPGRSKIFGNTSDEVLEVHGLGETTADVTEGTKAGWERLHYDWLNPHRVTMTTVDSNLWGGSSGHTYELVPQGDGTTRLDVTIVREGKNVAGRLAGLLVGSIAKGALGKAVSNTVTAIEQRYGVRS
- a CDS encoding TetR/AcrR family transcriptional regulator, translating into MVTEGAGSGRRRRHGQELEAALVTAGWDELVEAGYARLTMESVAVRARTSEAVLYRRWPNKDQLVLAALEHHRDTHPVADPDTGTLRGDLLAQLTAVGEALAGFFAIAAAAAFSGLLAGTGLTPAQVRDQLMGHHQLPPVRPLYQRAHDRGEISLQRTPAAVLDLPFDLVRHDLLMNLEAPSAARIGAIVDDLFLPLVHLHRGR
- a CDS encoding FAD-dependent oxidoreductase, translating into MTTDTVLIVGAGPTGLTLACELARRGIPFRLIEAAKDPQPGSRGKGVQPRTLEVFDDLGIVDRVLAHGRMAMPIRSTGPDGRVTLSGAEPAGKNPGIPYPASLITPEWRVKEALRLRLAELGGAVEFGTALAGFEQSDEGVSAKVVSGGVTATITAHWLVGCDGGHSVVRKLAGVAFVGETREDVRMIVADVEVDGLDCDAWYVWRHEEGLVNLCPMPSTSVFQYQAGVAPGERPELDVATMQAILERRTGRSDIRLHEPRWSSLWRANIRLADRYREGRVFLAGDAAHIHSPAGGQGMNTGIQDAYNLGWKLAAVAGGTASPALLDSYEAERRPVAVGVLALSNARLEQAIREKTVPTRRDADTTQLGISYRGSSLARDDRAATAPLRAGDRAPDAVLTTVQGERRLFDLTRGTHFTLLSFGSTPAIGATPNDVRVLGVGPRPAGPDDIADTDGGLAAAYGATGNTLVLIRPDGYIAMISDSGNGAALRRHLSAMS